In Thermodesulfobacteriota bacterium, a single genomic region encodes these proteins:
- the csrA gene encoding carbon storage regulator CsrA, which produces MLVLTRKLNEKIRVGDDIVVTIIQIDKGSVKIGFEAPENVAIYRDEVYEKIKNEGREAPGDTT; this is translated from the coding sequence ATGCTTGTATTGACACGTAAGCTGAACGAAAAAATACGGGTCGGCGATGACATCGTCGTCACCATCATTCAGATCGATAAGGGCAGCGTCAAGATCGGGTTTGAGGCGCCCGAGAATGTCGCGATTTACAGGGATGAAGTTTATGAGAAGATTAAGAATGAAGGCCGTGAAGCCCCGGGCGACACGACCTAA
- a CDS encoding ABC transporter permease: MNNIHVTAGKIRDVLQQAWKALALHRLRSLLSVLGIVFAVAAVVTMMAIAEGAKREALEQIGRLGVDSIIIRNAEAKIEEESSRFAPAPDGLGDKDIRILRRIPEVVRVTVVREINAVLAERGEADVTRTLAVSQDYLAARGLQLARGRFISDSDVKTSQQVCVLGAELAGRITPAAAPGDTVHLDGDPFRVVGILRPRGRADNQTLPLALVDFDNAAFIPLAETTETAGPAGESAAYSEIILKISAARFIAPVSRAVRHALLWSRDGIENFELIVPRELLAQARRTQRLFNIVLGSIAGISLLVGGIGIMNIMLANVSERTREIGIRRAIGASRRHIVIHFLGESILLTVIGGVFGILLGSFAALGVNFFIQWRAAITLWPVLSALFMSAAVGIVSGIYPAVKAARMEPVAALRHV; the protein is encoded by the coding sequence ATGAATAATATCCATGTCACGGCCGGAAAAATCCGGGATGTTTTGCAGCAGGCCTGGAAGGCTTTGGCCCTGCACCGGCTCAGGAGCCTGCTAAGCGTCCTGGGTATCGTATTCGCGGTGGCCGCCGTCGTGACCATGATGGCCATCGCCGAAGGCGCCAAGCGGGAAGCGCTGGAGCAGATCGGACGACTGGGTGTCGACAGTATCATTATCCGCAACGCCGAGGCAAAAATCGAAGAGGAGAGCAGCCGCTTCGCCCCCGCGCCGGACGGGCTGGGAGACAAGGATATCCGGATACTGCGGCGGATTCCGGAAGTGGTCCGCGTCACCGTGGTAAGGGAGATCAACGCCGTTCTGGCCGAACGCGGAGAAGCGGACGTGACCAGGACCCTGGCGGTCAGCCAGGATTACCTGGCGGCCCGGGGGCTGCAACTGGCCAGAGGACGGTTCATATCGGATTCGGATGTAAAAACCAGCCAGCAGGTCTGCGTGCTGGGAGCGGAACTGGCCGGGCGGATAACACCAGCAGCCGCCCCGGGCGACACGGTTCACCTGGATGGTGATCCGTTCCGGGTGGTGGGCATCCTCCGGCCGCGGGGCCGGGCGGATAACCAGACCCTGCCGCTGGCCCTGGTGGATTTCGACAATGCCGCGTTTATCCCCCTGGCAGAAACAACGGAAACCGCCGGACCGGCCGGAGAAAGCGCCGCTTATTCCGAAATCATCCTGAAGATATCCGCTGCCCGGTTCATCGCTCCCGTGTCCCGGGCCGTCCGCCATGCCCTTTTATGGAGCCGGGACGGAATCGAAAATTTCGAGTTGATTGTCCCCAGGGAACTGCTCGCCCAGGCCCGACGGACCCAGCGCCTGTTCAACATCGTGCTCGGCAGCATCGCCGGCATTTCGCTTCTGGTCGGCGGCATCGGCATCATGAACATCATGCTGGCCAATGTTTCCGAAAGAACCCGGGAAATCGGCATCCGCCGGGCCATCGGCGCCAGCCGGCGGCACATCGTCATCCATTTTCTGGGAGAATCGATCCTGCTGACGGTCATCGGCGGGGTCTTCGGCATCCTGCTCGGATCGTTCGCCGCCCTGGGGGTCAATTTCTTTATTCAGTGGCGGGCGGCCATTACCCTCTGGCCGGTGCTGTCGGCCCTGTTCATGTCCGCCGCGGTGGGCATCGTTTCCGGCATCTACCCGGCCGTCAAGGCCGCCAGGATGGAGCCGGTGGCGGCCCTGCGGCATGTCTGA
- a CDS encoding radical SAM protein, whose product MHYEGNMIRPPSEAYSILLQATVGCSHNKCTFCGAYKGVRFKIKPDDVIMEDIAFAARYCRHQNRLFICDGDALIIPQERLLAILKEIERRLPWVERVGVYANTKGLKMKSDEELRELRRHGLKIAYMGLESGDDETLLKVNKGATADTMIAMGKKARRAGIALSITVLLGLAGRERSEIHAEKTGRVLTAIDPEYVGALSLMLIPGTPLYDEYEAGRFPILTPEETLRELRTMIAHTDLSGGLFHANHASNYLPIKARLPEDKTATLRLINRALAGQIRLKPEHLRAL is encoded by the coding sequence ATGCATTATGAAGGAAACATGATTCGCCCGCCCAGTGAGGCTTACAGCATTCTGCTGCAGGCCACGGTGGGCTGTTCCCACAACAAGTGCACCTTCTGCGGCGCTTATAAGGGCGTGCGTTTCAAGATCAAGCCCGACGACGTGATCATGGAGGATATCGCCTTTGCCGCCCGGTACTGCCGCCATCAGAACCGGCTGTTCATCTGCGACGGTGACGCCCTGATCATCCCTCAGGAACGCCTGTTGGCGATATTGAAGGAAATCGAACGCCGCTTGCCCTGGGTGGAACGGGTAGGCGTATACGCCAACACCAAGGGGCTGAAAATGAAGTCCGACGAAGAGTTGCGCGAACTGCGCCGGCACGGACTGAAAATCGCTTACATGGGGCTGGAAAGCGGAGATGACGAAACGCTGCTGAAGGTGAACAAGGGGGCCACGGCCGACACCATGATCGCCATGGGGAAAAAAGCCCGGCGGGCCGGCATCGCCCTGTCTATCACGGTTCTCCTGGGGCTGGCCGGCCGGGAACGGTCGGAGATCCATGCCGAGAAGACGGGTCGGGTGCTGACCGCCATTGATCCCGAATATGTCGGCGCCTTGAGCCTGATGCTGATCCCGGGCACGCCCCTTTATGACGAATATGAGGCCGGCCGGTTTCCGATTCTGACGCCGGAGGAAACCCTGCGGGAATTGAGAACCATGATCGCCCACACCGATTTGAGCGGCGGCCTGTTCCACGCCAATCATGCTTCGAACTATCTGCCCATAAAGGCCCGGCTGCCGGAGGACAAAACGGCCACCTTGCGGCTGATCAACCGGGCCCTGGCCGGGCAGATCCGGCTCAAACCGGAACATTTGAGAGCCCTGTAA
- a CDS encoding ABC transporter ATP-binding protein yields MINTSVPPIIVGRELCKSYPSGDDRVHPLRGVDITLYPGQFIAIMGPSGSGKSTLLHILGLLERPDAGSYYLQGNDVSCLDDRELSRLRASGIGFVFQAYNLIAQCTLVENVIMPFLYSPNPPADARDLALNALEEVGLSGRKTHRPNQLSGGEMQRAAIARALVINPLVVLADEPTGNLDTENARGILKLFRRMNEKGTALMVVTHDADVAREADLVLHIKDGRFHE; encoded by the coding sequence ATGATCAATACCAGTGTCCCGCCGATCATCGTGGGCCGGGAATTATGCAAAAGCTACCCTTCCGGCGATGACCGGGTCCATCCCCTGCGGGGAGTGGATATCACGCTGTATCCGGGCCAGTTTATCGCCATCATGGGCCCGTCCGGATCGGGCAAGTCGACCCTGCTGCATATCCTCGGGCTTCTGGAAAGGCCGGACGCCGGGTCATACTATCTCCAGGGCAACGACGTTTCCTGCCTGGATGACAGGGAACTGTCCCGCCTGCGGGCCTCCGGGATCGGCTTTGTCTTTCAGGCTTACAACCTGATTGCCCAGTGTACCCTGGTGGAAAACGTCATCATGCCTTTCCTCTATTCCCCGAACCCGCCGGCCGATGCCCGTGATCTGGCCTTAAACGCCCTGGAAGAGGTGGGGCTGTCGGGCAGGAAAACGCACCGGCCGAACCAGCTTTCCGGCGGAGAAATGCAGCGGGCAGCTATTGCCAGAGCGCTGGTGATCAATCCGCTGGTGGTGCTGGCCGATGAACCTACCGGGAACCTGGACACGGAAAACGCCCGGGGAATATTAAAACTTTTCCGCAGGATGAATGAAAAGGGGACCGCCCTGATGGTGGTCACCCATGATGCCGACGTTGCCCGGGAGGCGGATCTCGTCCTGCACATCAAGGATGGTCGTTTCCATGAATAA
- the panP gene encoding pyridoxal-dependent aspartate 1-decarboxylase PanP yields the protein MARYNRPQVEEILPESAITEEPPKLVADWDALMRVFIRPEDEACRATLLKYMEQILFGLNDFLRSHVGITEAISLKDLADCFTETLINDNPEKKLSDVIRELISDISPHGVNVASPYFVGHMTSAIPFFMVHLKTISAALNQNVVKLETSKVFSVLEKQVLAKIHRLIFNRPEAFYREHVQNIHSTLGSFVEGGTTANLTALWVARNRAFPRDRDFSGIEGEGLTAAYRHYGVQKGVILVSRRGHYSLKKAGGILGIGNRNIVPIDVDGDHRMDINCLVNTIADIRKEQGVKIIAVVGIAGATETGAVDPLRQIGEICARGNIFFHVDAAWGGPALMSERHKHLLDGIELADSVTIDGHKQFYMPMSCGMVYFKDPYIMNVVAYHANYVNRPGSVDLGIKSLSGSREANSLVLDSALKIMGKNGYALLIDHGIITAREFAAEIEKRELFDLVTRPQLNILTYRVCPPDIKHILAHGGDAERTDAVARLNEINQAVQRIQREAGRSFVSRTTLMKRKYEEGIVVLRCVIMNPMTNIAILKEILDEQEEIYRTYFQ from the coding sequence ATGGCACGATATAACAGGCCCCAGGTCGAGGAAATCCTTCCCGAAAGCGCTATTACCGAAGAACCGCCCAAACTGGTCGCCGACTGGGACGCGCTGATGCGGGTGTTCATCCGTCCGGAAGATGAAGCCTGCCGGGCGACGCTGCTCAAATACATGGAACAGATCCTTTTCGGGCTGAATGACTTCCTCAGAAGTCATGTCGGTATCACCGAAGCCATCAGCCTCAAGGATCTGGCCGATTGCTTCACGGAAACCCTCATCAACGATAACCCGGAAAAGAAGCTCTCCGACGTCATCCGTGAACTGATCAGCGACATCTCGCCTCACGGCGTCAACGTCGCCTCGCCCTATTTCGTGGGCCATATGACCTCCGCCATCCCGTTTTTCATGGTTCATTTGAAAACCATCTCCGCGGCGCTGAACCAGAATGTCGTCAAGCTGGAAACTTCCAAAGTATTTTCCGTGCTGGAAAAACAGGTCCTGGCCAAAATCCACCGGCTGATTTTCAACCGGCCGGAAGCATTTTACCGCGAACACGTCCAGAATATTCACAGCACCCTGGGGAGTTTTGTCGAGGGCGGCACCACCGCCAACCTGACGGCGCTCTGGGTCGCCCGGAACAGGGCTTTCCCCCGGGACCGCGATTTCAGCGGCATTGAAGGAGAAGGACTGACGGCCGCCTACCGGCACTATGGCGTGCAGAAGGGCGTCATCCTCGTTTCCCGGCGGGGACATTACTCTCTGAAAAAGGCCGGCGGCATCCTCGGCATCGGCAATCGGAATATTGTTCCCATCGATGTGGACGGCGATCACCGCATGGATATCAACTGCCTGGTCAATACCATCGCCGATATCAGGAAAGAACAGGGTGTCAAAATCATAGCGGTGGTGGGTATAGCCGGCGCCACGGAAACAGGCGCCGTCGACCCCCTGCGACAGATCGGGGAAATCTGCGCCCGGGGGAATATTTTCTTTCACGTGGATGCCGCCTGGGGCGGGCCGGCCCTCATGTCGGAAAGGCACAAGCATCTTTTAGACGGCATCGAACTGGCCGATTCGGTCACCATCGACGGCCACAAGCAGTTCTACATGCCCATGAGCTGCGGCATGGTGTATTTTAAAGACCCGTATATCATGAATGTCGTGGCCTATCACGCCAACTATGTCAACCGGCCGGGCTCGGTCGACCTGGGCATCAAATCCCTGAGCGGATCGCGGGAGGCCAACTCCCTGGTGCTGGACAGCGCCCTGAAAATCATGGGGAAAAACGGGTATGCCCTGCTGATCGATCACGGCATCATTACCGCCCGGGAATTCGCGGCTGAAATAGAAAAAAGAGAGCTGTTCGATCTGGTGACCCGGCCGCAGTTGAACATCCTGACCTACCGCGTCTGTCCGCCCGACATTAAACATATCCTTGCCCACGGTGGGGATGCGGAGCGGACCGACGCCGTTGCCCGACTAAATGAAATCAACCAGGCGGTGCAGCGGATTCAGCGGGAAGCCGGCCGAAGCTTTGTCTCCCGGACTACTCTGATGAAAAGAAAGTACGAAGAAGGCATAGTGGTGCTGCGCTGCGTCATCATGAATCCGATGACCAACATCGCCATCTTAAAAGAAATCCTGGACGAACAGGAAGAGATTTACCGCACCTATTTCCAGTAA
- the tkt gene encoding transketolase, which produces MGTAVPESRSALEDRCINTIRCLSIDAIQKANSGHPGAPMGLAPAGYVLWTKVLKHHPGSPDWADRDRFVLSGGHASMLLYSLLHLTGYPLSLDDIKQFRQLESKTPGHPEYGVTPGVETTTGPLGQGFANAVGMAIAEQHLARRFNRDGFDIINHFTYAFCGDGDLMEGLSHEAASLAGHLGLGKLICLYDDNEISIEGSTDITFTEDVAARFRACDWQVLPVDDGSNTEEIYRALRTAQNETRKPSLIILKTHIAHGSPNKQDKADAHGAPLGVDEVALTKKNLGFSPDRHFFIPEDVLPVFRKCLEKGAEDEQAWLQKYRAYADAYPELADQWVSAVTHYLSAEWDNDLPSFSPADGPVATRSASGKVLNKAAQILPTLIGGSADLAPSNNTFMKCCGEFQKDCCGERNIRFGVREHAMAAIMSGMYLHGGLRPYGGTFLVFSDYMRPAIRVASLMKLSLIYVFTHDSVAVGEDGPTHQPIEHLAALRCMPGLTVIRPADANETADAWRQAIRSTSGPVALILSRQNLPVLDPARTRGKLFNGAYVLDDCDGRPDIILIGTGAEVHVALEAKNVLAAKGIAVRVVSMPSWELFEAAGDDYKETVLVPGVPRLSVEAGSPFGWERYTGSSKAIVGINRFGTSAPGSTVLKLLGFTADNVAAKAMAVLGREV; this is translated from the coding sequence ATGGGTACCGCTGTCCCTGAAAGCCGTTCGGCACTGGAAGATCGCTGCATCAACACCATTCGCTGTCTGTCCATTGACGCCATTCAGAAAGCCAACTCCGGTCATCCCGGCGCTCCCATGGGTCTGGCTCCGGCCGGTTATGTCCTGTGGACGAAGGTGCTCAAGCATCATCCCGGCAGCCCGGACTGGGCCGACCGGGACCGGTTCGTGCTTTCCGGCGGACACGCTTCCATGCTTCTTTACAGCCTGCTGCATCTGACCGGTTACCCGCTCTCCCTGGACGACATCAAACAGTTCCGCCAGCTGGAGAGCAAAACCCCCGGTCACCCGGAATACGGCGTCACCCCCGGCGTGGAAACCACCACCGGCCCCCTGGGCCAGGGATTCGCCAACGCCGTCGGCATGGCCATTGCCGAGCAGCACCTGGCCCGGCGGTTCAATCGCGACGGCTTCGACATCATCAACCATTTTACCTATGCTTTCTGCGGCGACGGCGACCTGATGGAAGGGTTGAGCCATGAGGCCGCTTCTCTGGCCGGTCACCTGGGGCTGGGCAAGCTGATCTGTCTGTACGACGACAACGAGATCTCCATTGAAGGCAGTACCGACATCACCTTTACCGAAGACGTGGCCGCCCGTTTCCGCGCCTGTGACTGGCAGGTCCTGCCGGTGGACGACGGCAGCAACACCGAAGAGATTTACCGGGCCCTGCGGACGGCGCAGAATGAAACCCGGAAGCCCTCGCTGATCATTTTAAAGACCCATATCGCCCACGGCAGCCCCAACAAGCAGGACAAGGCCGATGCCCACGGCGCGCCCCTGGGAGTAGACGAGGTGGCCCTGACGAAAAAGAATCTCGGTTTCTCGCCGGACCGGCATTTTTTTATTCCGGAAGATGTCCTGCCGGTTTTCCGCAAATGCCTGGAAAAAGGGGCGGAGGATGAACAGGCCTGGTTGCAGAAATATCGGGCCTATGCCGATGCTTATCCGGAACTGGCCGATCAGTGGGTCAGCGCCGTTACCCATTATCTGTCCGCCGAATGGGACAATGACCTGCCGTCGTTCTCCCCGGCCGACGGCCCCGTCGCCACCCGGTCCGCCTCCGGCAAGGTACTCAATAAGGCGGCCCAGATCCTGCCGACCCTGATCGGCGGTTCCGCCGACCTGGCGCCGTCCAACAATACCTTCATGAAGTGCTGCGGCGAATTTCAGAAGGACTGCTGCGGCGAGCGCAATATCCGTTTCGGTGTCCGGGAACATGCCATGGCCGCCATTATGTCGGGTATGTATCTCCACGGGGGACTGCGGCCTTACGGCGGGACCTTCCTGGTCTTTTCCGACTACATGCGCCCGGCCATTCGCGTGGCCAGCCTGATGAAACTTTCCCTGATTTATGTTTTTACTCATGACAGCGTGGCCGTGGGCGAAGACGGCCCGACCCATCAGCCCATCGAGCACCTGGCGGCCCTGCGCTGCATGCCGGGGCTGACGGTCATCCGCCCGGCCGACGCCAATGAAACGGCGGATGCCTGGCGGCAGGCCATCCGGTCCACCTCCGGCCCGGTGGCGCTGATTTTAAGCCGTCAGAACCTGCCCGTCCTCGATCCGGCCCGGACCCGAGGCAAACTTTTTAACGGGGCTTATGTGCTGGATGACTGCGACGGCCGTCCGGATATCATCCTCATCGGCACCGGGGCCGAAGTCCATGTCGCCCTGGAAGCGAAGAACGTTCTGGCAGCCAAAGGCATTGCCGTCCGGGTGGTCAGCATGCCGAGCTGGGAGTTGTTTGAGGCGGCCGGCGACGACTACAAGGAAACGGTCCTGGTTCCCGGCGTGCCCCGCCTGTCGGTGGAGGCCGGTTCGCCCTTCGGCTGGGAACGTTACACCGGCAGCAGCAAGGCCATTGTCGGCATCAATCGCTTCGGCACCTCGGCGCCGGGTTCAACGGTGCTGAAACTGCTGGGATTCACGGCCGACAACGTGGCCGCCAAGGCGATGGCGGTGCTGGGCAGGGAGGTATAA
- the fdhF gene encoding formate dehydrogenase subunit alpha, which translates to MSGEISINGTTFPFTGGETILDVARRNGIDIPTLCHLKGTAPTGTCRVCVVEVEGSNTLATACNTPAGENMVVKTESPLVIASRRTTIAQMLSAGNHNCAVSGSSGKDWTQFQLGVQQADGAADLCPAWGDCRLQDLAYRYQVTGGLPGHDSVRYPMETVNPFIVRDFSRCIGCGRCVKACREVQVNHAIEARVGDDGSIDKIITPGDKPLADSDCVFCGECVQACPVGALVYKNSRFDARPWETRRVRTTCSYCGVGCQMVLHVRGNTVRRVTGVEDAAPNYGSLCVKGRFGYDFISSGERLTTPLIRENGTFRPAGWEEAMQVVARRLSGIRQQSGPDSIGVLTSARITNEENYLAHKFARAVLKTNNIDHCARLUHSSTVAGLAAAFGSGAMTNPIADIERAEVILATGTNTTENHPVIAAYVKRAVEKKKARLLVIDPRRIRLADFAEKWLRPHTGTDVAWINGLMHVIIREDLYDKTFVEARTTGFQEMKSMVEKFTPEFVESITGIAAEDIVEVARIYAGAKPASILYCMGITQHTTGTDNVKSLANLAMLCGQLGVIGGGVNPLRGQNNVQGACDMGGLPNVFTGYQKVTDEAARKKLEEAWGVTGIPSQPGLTVTQMIPAAHEGKIKALYIIGENPMLSDPDLNHARDCLSKLDFMVVQDIFMTETARMADVVLPSTCFAEKEGTFSNTERRVQRVRKAVEPPGQARSDWEIIAGIATAMGVSMAYQSARQIMEEIARVTPSYGGIDYDRIEQEGLHWPCPTADHPGTPVLHTGQFPIGRGVFHAIDYLPPAEQVDDEYPVYLTTGRIIYHYHTGTMTRKSEGLNERAPENFVELAAEDARRFGIEEGAPVRIVSRRGRIIAKANVSGKGVAGTVFIPFHFAESAVNELTNAALDPVARIPEYKVCAVKIEKV; encoded by the coding sequence ATGAGCGGTGAAATCAGTATCAATGGGACAACTTTCCCCTTTACCGGGGGGGAAACGATTCTGGATGTGGCCCGAAGAAACGGAATCGATATCCCGACGCTTTGTCATCTCAAAGGCACCGCGCCTACAGGGACATGCCGGGTCTGCGTGGTGGAAGTGGAGGGAAGTAATACGCTGGCAACTGCCTGCAACACCCCTGCGGGGGAAAACATGGTCGTTAAAACCGAATCTCCTCTGGTAATCGCTTCCCGCCGGACAACCATCGCGCAAATGTTATCGGCGGGCAATCATAATTGCGCTGTCAGCGGTTCTTCCGGAAAAGACTGGACACAGTTTCAGCTCGGTGTGCAGCAGGCCGACGGCGCCGCTGATTTGTGCCCGGCCTGGGGGGACTGCCGTCTTCAGGACCTGGCCTATCGCTATCAGGTGACCGGTGGGTTGCCCGGCCATGACAGCGTCCGGTATCCCATGGAAACGGTTAATCCGTTCATTGTACGGGATTTTTCCCGCTGCATCGGCTGCGGACGTTGCGTCAAGGCCTGCCGGGAAGTTCAGGTCAACCATGCCATCGAGGCCCGGGTGGGCGACGACGGCTCCATTGATAAGATCATTACGCCGGGGGATAAACCCCTGGCCGATTCGGATTGCGTCTTCTGCGGCGAATGCGTCCAGGCCTGTCCGGTGGGCGCCCTGGTTTACAAGAATTCACGTTTCGATGCCCGGCCCTGGGAGACCCGGCGGGTCAGAACCACCTGCAGCTACTGCGGCGTGGGCTGCCAGATGGTTCTCCATGTCCGGGGCAATACCGTCCGGCGGGTGACGGGCGTTGAGGATGCCGCCCCCAACTACGGCAGTCTCTGTGTCAAGGGCCGTTTCGGATACGACTTTATCTCTTCCGGGGAGCGGCTGACCACGCCGCTGATCAGGGAAAACGGGACCTTCCGGCCGGCCGGGTGGGAGGAAGCCATGCAGGTCGTGGCCCGGCGGTTGTCCGGGATCAGGCAGCAGTCCGGCCCGGACAGCATCGGCGTACTGACTTCCGCCAGAATTACCAATGAGGAAAACTACCTGGCCCACAAATTCGCCCGGGCGGTTTTGAAAACCAACAATATCGATCATTGCGCCCGTCTCTGACATTCCTCGACTGTGGCCGGTCTGGCCGCGGCATTCGGCAGTGGCGCCATGACCAATCCCATTGCCGACATCGAGCGGGCGGAAGTGATTCTGGCGACAGGCACCAACACCACCGAGAACCATCCGGTCATTGCCGCATACGTAAAGCGGGCCGTCGAGAAAAAAAAAGCGCGGCTGCTGGTGATCGATCCTCGCCGCATCCGGCTGGCGGATTTTGCCGAGAAATGGCTGCGGCCCCACACCGGAACCGATGTGGCCTGGATTAACGGCTTGATGCACGTCATTATCAGAGAAGACCTGTACGATAAAACGTTTGTGGAGGCGCGGACGACCGGATTCCAGGAAATGAAAAGCATGGTGGAAAAGTTCACCCCGGAATTCGTGGAAAGCATCACCGGCATTGCCGCGGAGGATATTGTCGAAGTCGCCCGGATTTACGCCGGGGCCAAACCGGCCAGTATTCTATACTGCATGGGCATTACTCAGCACACCACCGGTACCGATAACGTCAAATCGCTGGCCAACCTGGCCATGCTTTGCGGCCAGCTGGGGGTGATCGGCGGCGGCGTCAACCCCCTGCGGGGACAGAACAACGTCCAGGGGGCCTGCGATATGGGCGGGCTGCCCAATGTCTTCACCGGCTACCAGAAGGTCACCGACGAGGCGGCCAGGAAAAAACTGGAAGAAGCCTGGGGGGTGACGGGTATCCCCTCCCAGCCCGGCCTCACCGTGACCCAGATGATTCCCGCGGCCCATGAAGGAAAGATCAAGGCCCTTTACATCATCGGCGAAAATCCGATGCTGTCGGATCCGGATCTGAATCATGCCCGGGACTGCCTGTCCAAATTGGATTTTATGGTGGTTCAGGACATTTTCATGACGGAAACGGCACGGATGGCGGATGTGGTGCTGCCCTCCACCTGCTTTGCCGAAAAGGAAGGAACGTTTTCCAATACCGAGCGCCGGGTGCAGCGGGTCCGCAAGGCGGTTGAACCGCCGGGCCAGGCCCGATCGGACTGGGAGATCATTGCCGGCATCGCGACGGCCATGGGAGTTTCCATGGCCTATCAAAGCGCCCGGCAGATCATGGAGGAAATCGCCCGGGTTACCCCTTCCTACGGCGGCATTGATTACGACCGGATCGAACAGGAGGGATTACACTGGCCCTGCCCCACGGCCGACCATCCTGGAACGCCGGTGCTGCATACCGGTCAGTTTCCCATCGGACGGGGTGTTTTCCACGCCATCGATTACCTGCCGCCGGCTGAACAGGTCGACGACGAATATCCGGTTTACCTGACGACGGGCCGGATAATTTATCATTATCATACCGGCACCATGACGCGGAAAAGCGAAGGCCTGAACGAGCGGGCGCCGGAGAATTTTGTGGAACTGGCCGCCGAAGACGCCCGGCGTTTTGGCATCGAAGAAGGAGCCCCGGTCCGCATCGTTTCCCGCCGGGGGCGCATTATCGCCAAAGCGAATGTTTCCGGGAAGGGGGTGGCCGGGACGGTTTTTATTCCCTTCCATTTCGCCGAGTCGGCCGTCAACGAATTGACCAACGCGGCCCTGGATCCGGTTGCCAGAATTCCCGAATACAAGGTCTGCGCGGTTAAGATCGAGAAGGTCTGA